A single Dechloromonas denitrificans DNA region contains:
- a CDS encoding ExeM/NucH family extracellular endonuclease: protein MKTRPTAPPRFTRRVIAASLLLASLPALADGVYQTLPFSQNWSNIDLITTSDNWDGVPGILGYRGDDLTGSTGTDPQGIVAPGSMVLDVNANQTAPNTFSTGGVAEFHLADPTIALTGSGTADAPFILLHLNTAGFQNIQVAYSVRDLDASADNAVQQVALQYRIGNSGNFVNVPAAYVADATEAGTASKTTPVAVTLPAAADNQAQLQLRIITSNAVGNDEWVGIDDIAVSGSSLGAVNQPIMPTCLAGSINQGSAGSFPLSASDADSRVNAASLAAGTPAGFSLSGLVAAGADGGTATVTLNVASSVGAGNYAVVVNFANDETQTASCTVDIAVAGLTPIYSIQGNGPSSPFAGQSVTTQGVVTKINNSGFFMQDASGDDDETTSDGIFVYTGSLPTVSLGDLVRVAATVSEFAVGSGAVAVANPLTELTSPTVSVQSTGHTIAPRTITLPEAVEGDLERYEGMLVHIDNTLTVSQNYFLGRYGQLTLAAGGRLEKPTNRYPAGSAEAIAMADDNARRRILLDDGSSLQNVNPTPYLAADNTVRAGDTINGITGVIDYGLATSDTAGLSDFRIHPSVAPTITRANPRTAVPDAVGGNIKVASFNVLNYFTTIDQSGASCYPGGTRSDCRGADSAAEFARQKAKIVNAIKALNGDVVGLMEIENNGNTAVLDLVAALNAAMGAGTYASVALPSGGSGTDAIRVAMIYKPAKLSPVGGAVSDTNAIHNRPPLVQTFAAANGEKFSVVVNHFKSKSSCPTSGSDTDQGDGQGCWNTRRVEQAQALRSYIQGLQASSGDADVIVIGDLNAYGKEDPILDFTANGYVDQVARFENLGYSYVFDGESGYLDHALATPSLSAQIAGAAHWRINADEPAIIDYNLEFKQPACATCGPDYYTSTAYRSSDHDPVVIGLNLFKSISGTAGRDTLVGSAGDDVISGGIGADTLTGGAGADQFVFASLRDGTDTITDFQPGIDRIVLTQVLQSAGIGSNAPLADGYVTCKATGSDALIGIDTDGAGPSASRSLVLLKNQSCAVAIPSNFVF, encoded by the coding sequence ATGAAAACCCGCCCCACCGCCCCGCCCCGTTTCACCCGCCGCGTCATCGCCGCCAGCCTGCTGCTCGCCAGCCTTCCCGCCCTGGCCGATGGCGTCTATCAAACGCTGCCCTTCAGCCAGAACTGGTCGAACATCGACCTGATCACGACCAGCGACAACTGGGATGGCGTCCCCGGCATCCTCGGTTACCGCGGCGACGACCTGACCGGCTCGACCGGCACCGATCCGCAGGGCATCGTCGCGCCCGGCTCGATGGTGCTCGACGTCAATGCCAACCAGACCGCGCCGAACACCTTTTCGACCGGCGGCGTCGCCGAGTTCCACCTCGCCGACCCGACCATCGCGCTGACCGGATCGGGCACGGCCGATGCGCCGTTCATCCTGCTGCACCTGAATACCGCGGGTTTCCAGAACATCCAGGTGGCCTACAGCGTCCGCGACCTCGACGCTTCCGCCGATAACGCCGTCCAGCAAGTTGCGCTGCAGTACCGCATCGGCAACAGCGGCAATTTCGTCAACGTCCCCGCCGCCTATGTGGCCGACGCGACCGAGGCCGGCACGGCGAGCAAGACGACGCCGGTTGCCGTCACCCTGCCGGCCGCCGCCGACAACCAGGCGCAACTGCAGTTGCGCATCATCACCAGCAACGCCGTCGGCAACGACGAGTGGGTCGGCATCGACGATATTGCGGTCAGCGGTTCCTCGCTCGGTGCGGTGAACCAGCCGATCATGCCGACCTGCCTGGCCGGCAGCATCAATCAGGGCAGCGCCGGCAGCTTCCCGCTGAGCGCCAGCGATGCCGACAGCCGCGTCAATGCGGCCAGCCTCGCCGCCGGCACGCCGGCCGGATTCTCGCTCAGCGGCCTGGTGGCAGCCGGCGCCGATGGCGGCACGGCAACGGTCACACTCAACGTGGCGAGCAGCGTCGGCGCCGGCAACTATGCCGTCGTCGTCAATTTCGCCAATGATGAAACGCAGACGGCGAGTTGCACCGTCGACATCGCGGTAGCCGGCCTGACGCCGATCTACAGCATCCAGGGCAACGGTCCGAGCAGCCCCTTCGCCGGGCAGAGCGTGACCACCCAGGGCGTGGTGACCAAGATCAACAACAGCGGTTTCTTCATGCAGGACGCCAGCGGCGACGACGACGAAACGACCTCGGACGGCATCTTCGTTTACACCGGCAGCCTGCCGACCGTCAGCCTCGGCGACCTGGTCCGCGTTGCCGCGACGGTCAGTGAATTCGCCGTCGGTTCCGGCGCCGTGGCGGTCGCCAACCCGCTGACCGAGCTGACCAGCCCGACCGTCAGCGTGCAGAGTACCGGCCATACGATCGCGCCGCGGACGATTACGCTGCCCGAGGCCGTCGAAGGCGACCTGGAGCGTTACGAAGGCATGCTGGTGCACATCGACAACACGCTGACCGTCAGCCAGAACTATTTCCTCGGCCGTTACGGCCAGCTCACCCTGGCCGCGGGTGGCCGCCTCGAAAAGCCGACCAACCGCTACCCGGCCGGCAGCGCCGAAGCCATCGCCATGGCCGACGACAACGCCCGTCGCCGCATCCTGCTCGATGACGGCAGCAGCCTGCAAAACGTCAATCCGACCCCCTACCTGGCCGCCGACAACACGGTGCGGGCCGGCGACACGATCAACGGCATCACCGGCGTCATCGATTACGGCCTGGCGACCAGCGATACGGCCGGCCTCAGCGACTTCCGCATCCATCCAAGCGTCGCCCCGACGATCACCCGCGCCAACCCGCGCACGGCCGTGCCGGATGCGGTTGGCGGCAACATCAAGGTGGCCAGCTTCAACGTGCTGAACTACTTCACGACCATCGACCAGAGCGGCGCTTCCTGCTACCCCGGCGGCACCCGCAGCGATTGCCGTGGCGCCGACAGCGCCGCCGAGTTCGCCCGCCAGAAGGCCAAGATCGTCAATGCGATCAAGGCGTTGAATGGCGATGTCGTCGGCCTGATGGAGATCGAGAACAACGGCAACACCGCCGTCCTCGACCTGGTGGCCGCGCTCAATGCCGCCATGGGCGCCGGCACCTATGCCAGCGTCGCCCTGCCGAGCGGCGGCAGCGGTACCGATGCGATCCGCGTCGCGATGATCTACAAGCCGGCCAAGCTGTCGCCAGTCGGTGGTGCGGTCAGCGACACCAACGCCATCCACAACCGCCCGCCGCTGGTCCAGACCTTCGCCGCCGCCAACGGCGAGAAATTCAGCGTCGTGGTCAATCACTTCAAGTCGAAGAGCAGCTGCCCGACTTCCGGCTCCGATACCGATCAGGGCGACGGCCAGGGCTGCTGGAATACCCGTCGGGTCGAGCAGGCCCAGGCGCTGCGCAGCTATATCCAGGGTCTGCAGGCGAGCAGCGGCGATGCCGACGTGATCGTCATCGGCGACCTCAACGCCTACGGCAAGGAAGACCCGATCCTCGACTTCACTGCCAACGGCTATGTTGACCAGGTCGCCCGCTTTGAGAACCTCGGCTATTCCTACGTTTTCGACGGCGAATCCGGCTACCTCGACCACGCCCTGGCCACGCCCAGCCTGAGTGCCCAGATCGCCGGGGCGGCGCATTGGCGGATCAATGCCGATGAACCGGCCATCATCGACTACAACCTGGAGTTCAAGCAGCCGGCCTGCGCCACTTGCGGCCCGGACTACTACACCAGCACGGCCTATCGCTCATCCGACCACGACCCGGTGGTGATTGGCCTGAATCTGTTCAAGTCGATCTCCGGCACGGCCGGTCGCGACACCCTGGTCGGCAGCGCCGGCGACGACGTGATCAGCGGCGGCATCGGGGCCGATACCCTGACCGGAGGGGCGGGGGCCGACCAGTTCGTGTTCGCCAGCCTGCGCGACGGTACCGATACCATCACCGACTTCCAGCCGGGCATCGACCGTATCGTGCTGACCCAGGTGCTGCAGTCGGCCGGCATTGGCAGCAACGCACCGCTCGCCGATGGCTACGTCACCTGCAAGGCGACCGGCAGCGATGCGCTGATCGGCATCGATACCGATGGCGCGGGTCCGTCGGCCAGCCGCAGCCTCGTACTGCTCAAGAACCAGAGCTGCGCGGTGGCGATCCCCAGTAATTTCGTGTTCTGA
- a CDS encoding PEP-CTERM sorting domain-containing protein has translation MQKFFRTTALAALLLAALPAAQAATQNYIFSGTLDSGIFSGQSYSGSFSFDDAALTNLGSEWLGVGNLSFSFLGNHFTLSDAAAPAEVGYFNGNFLGLSFSVESSEPKFSLIAGYENASEAFIAYDTSAIGGSGAGNVIYAAVPEPESYALLLAGLGLMGALARRRAKMA, from the coding sequence ATGCAAAAGTTCTTCCGCACCACCGCGCTGGCCGCCCTGCTGCTCGCCGCCCTTCCCGCCGCCCAGGCCGCCACCCAGAATTACATCTTCAGCGGGACGCTCGACTCCGGCATTTTCAGTGGCCAGTCATACTCCGGCAGCTTCAGTTTCGACGACGCCGCGCTCACCAACCTCGGCTCCGAGTGGCTGGGCGTCGGCAATCTGAGCTTCAGCTTCCTCGGCAACCACTTCACGCTGAGCGATGCTGCCGCACCGGCCGAAGTAGGCTATTTCAACGGCAACTTCCTCGGCCTTTCCTTTTCGGTGGAGAGCAGCGAACCGAAGTTCTCACTGATCGCCGGCTATGAGAACGCCAGCGAAGCCTTCATCGCCTACGACACCTCGGCAATCGGTGGCTCCGGCGCCGGCAACGTGATCTACGCCGCGGTTCCGGAACCCGAGTCCTACGCCTTGCTGCTCGCCGGTCTTGGCTTGATGGGCGCGCTGGCCCGCCGCCGGGCGAAGATGGCCTGA
- a CDS encoding TRAP transporter TatT component family protein has protein sequence MTTVRSPRRGARPAIALLLVGLLLGGCSPRQMVIGGIADELAAQGQSAEPDLDLAREASAFYLKLSESILRQQPGHRPLAEAVAGGFTQYAYAFVAGEAEQIEARDARAAQRLRQRAAKLYQRAQRHALQALEQEHPGFARALASPQPQDWPPLKPEQVGLAYWAAAAWGGWISLSKDDPEVVADLPLAVRLAQLAWAVDPAWSDGALTGLLATFEASRPGGSQAQALRWFDQAIAQSAGKSAGPLLGKAESYALPAGDQALFEKLLHQALTIKDQADSPLTLQNEVMRRRARWLLDKTADLF, from the coding sequence ATGACAACGGTCCGTTCCCCTCGCCGCGGCGCCCGCCCGGCCATCGCCCTGCTCCTCGTCGGCCTGCTGCTCGGTGGCTGCTCCCCCCGCCAGATGGTGATCGGCGGCATCGCCGACGAACTCGCCGCCCAGGGCCAATCGGCCGAGCCGGACCTCGATCTGGCCCGTGAAGCCAGCGCCTTCTACCTGAAACTGTCCGAATCGATCCTGCGCCAGCAGCCGGGGCATCGTCCGCTGGCCGAAGCGGTGGCCGGCGGCTTCACGCAATATGCCTACGCCTTCGTCGCCGGCGAAGCCGAGCAGATCGAAGCCCGCGATGCCCGGGCCGCCCAACGCCTGCGCCAGCGCGCGGCGAAACTCTATCAACGGGCCCAGCGCCATGCGCTGCAGGCGCTGGAACAGGAGCACCCGGGTTTCGCCAGGGCCCTGGCCAGCCCGCAGCCGCAGGACTGGCCGCCGCTCAAGCCGGAACAGGTCGGCCTCGCCTACTGGGCCGCCGCCGCCTGGGGTGGCTGGATTTCGCTGAGCAAGGACGATCCCGAGGTGGTGGCCGATCTGCCGCTCGCCGTGCGTCTGGCGCAGCTTGCCTGGGCGGTCGATCCGGCCTGGAGCGACGGCGCACTGACCGGGCTGCTGGCGACCTTCGAAGCCTCGCGCCCGGGCGGCAGTCAGGCGCAGGCGCTGCGCTGGTTCGACCAGGCAATCGCCCAGTCGGCCGGCAAAAGTGCCGGCCCCTTGCTCGGCAAAGCCGAGTCCTACGCCCTGCCGGCCGGCGACCAGGCCCTGTTCGAAAAATTGCTGCACCAGGCGCTGACCATCAAGGACCAGGCCGACAGCCCGCTGACGCTGCAAAACGAGGTCATGCGCCGCCGGGCGCGCTGGCTGCTCGACAAAACGGCTGACTTGTTCTGA
- a CDS encoding 5'-nucleotidase C-terminal domain-containing protein, which produces MRTSLKPIILALALAIPGLAAAEGITVLHVGDQESWLLSAQGNLRDNASQAISYYGGIDRLATVMANAAASATAAGRSVLKLNAGDAFLPGPRLNASFVNLATAHADGGQDFYDSIALRQIGFDAAVFGNHEFDLGPTVAARFAEVSGTTYLSSNLDFTATPEFAALAAAGKVAPSKIVTTTGGKKIGIVGATTPLLPTISSPAADSMLAYDANATELQNLQAILPLLQAEINALRNKHGVSAVIVMSHLQNVANERNVMVPGLTGVDLVISGGGHELMADPDDLLINGGVAPTFNTHPIYANDAAAKPVAIVTGHFGNRYVGEVNATLDDSTGALTSIDSTRMLRVSGAAADADKVAGEPVIAASVIAPVNSFIAALNAQIIGTTAVKLNGPTHVACAALPCTFTAGVRNAETGLGDLVADAMRFAGKADVAIQNGGGIRTNIAGPGNLSVGDTFNVLPFTNLVKRAPVMNASQLKDLLEHSVAASTPTGSAQGRFAQVSGIKVTFDTTRTARSSVAANVGSGDRIRSIVLDDGTVLVKDGVVVNPTRTFSFATIDFTAAGGDGYPFAANGVAFENAVNTVTYQEALASFINTPKAEGGLQRLNAADGDEVTSNMYGLENAYDRHGRLTDLAIAVALPGVTKTGTAGRDVIVGTAGDDTIIGGLGADTLTGGAGGDKFVYTSLRDAGDTITDFTPYADSIDLSALLAGIGASQATAFADGYVRIVDVTGGVSLQIDTDGNGPLAARPLVTLKGLTAKQIAPARDLGL; this is translated from the coding sequence ATGCGTACTTCGTTGAAACCCATCATTCTCGCCCTGGCCCTGGCCATTCCCGGCCTGGCCGCCGCCGAAGGAATTACCGTGTTGCATGTCGGCGACCAGGAAAGCTGGCTGCTTTCCGCCCAGGGCAACCTGCGCGACAACGCCTCGCAAGCCATTTCCTACTATGGCGGCATCGACCGCCTGGCGACCGTCATGGCCAATGCCGCGGCGAGCGCCACGGCGGCCGGCCGCTCGGTCCTCAAGCTGAATGCCGGCGATGCCTTTCTGCCCGGCCCGCGCCTGAACGCCAGCTTCGTCAATCTCGCCACAGCCCATGCCGACGGCGGCCAGGACTTCTACGACAGCATCGCCCTGCGCCAGATCGGCTTCGATGCGGCGGTCTTCGGCAATCACGAATTCGACCTCGGCCCGACGGTCGCCGCCCGCTTCGCCGAAGTGTCCGGTACCACCTACTTGTCATCCAATCTCGATTTCACCGCGACGCCGGAATTCGCTGCGCTGGCTGCCGCCGGCAAGGTCGCTCCGTCGAAGATCGTAACGACGACCGGCGGCAAGAAGATCGGCATCGTCGGCGCGACCACCCCGCTGCTGCCGACCATTTCCTCGCCGGCCGCCGACAGCATGCTGGCCTACGATGCCAACGCCACGGAACTGCAGAACCTGCAGGCCATCCTGCCGCTGCTCCAGGCCGAGATCAACGCTCTGCGCAACAAGCACGGCGTCAGCGCGGTGATCGTCATGAGCCATCTGCAGAACGTCGCCAACGAGCGCAATGTCATGGTTCCCGGGCTGACCGGCGTCGACCTGGTGATCTCCGGCGGTGGCCATGAACTGATGGCCGATCCCGACGACCTGCTGATCAACGGCGGCGTCGCCCCGACCTTCAACACCCATCCGATCTACGCCAACGATGCCGCCGCCAAGCCGGTCGCCATCGTCACCGGCCACTTCGGCAACCGCTACGTCGGCGAAGTGAATGCCACGCTCGACGACAGCACCGGCGCCCTGACCAGCATCGACAGCACCCGCATGCTGCGCGTTTCCGGCGCCGCCGCCGATGCCGACAAGGTGGCCGGCGAGCCGGTCATCGCCGCCAGCGTCATCGCCCCGGTCAACAGCTTCATCGCCGCGCTCAACGCCCAGATCATCGGGACCACCGCGGTCAAGCTCAACGGCCCGACCCACGTTGCCTGCGCCGCGCTGCCCTGCACCTTCACCGCCGGCGTGCGCAATGCCGAAACCGGCCTCGGCGATCTGGTGGCCGACGCCATGCGCTTCGCCGGCAAGGCCGATGTCGCCATCCAGAACGGCGGCGGCATCCGTACCAATATCGCCGGCCCCGGCAATCTGTCGGTCGGCGATACCTTCAACGTGCTGCCCTTCACCAATCTGGTCAAGCGCGCCCCGGTGATGAACGCCAGCCAGTTGAAGGACCTGCTCGAACACTCGGTCGCCGCCTCGACCCCGACCGGTTCGGCGCAAGGCCGTTTCGCCCAGGTTTCCGGCATCAAGGTGACCTTCGACACCACGCGCACCGCCCGCAGCAGCGTCGCCGCCAACGTCGGCAGCGGCGACCGCATCCGCAGCATCGTGCTCGACGACGGCACCGTGCTGGTCAAGGATGGCGTCGTGGTCAATCCGACCCGGACCTTCTCCTTCGCCACCATCGACTTCACGGCGGCCGGCGGCGACGGCTATCCCTTCGCCGCCAACGGCGTGGCCTTCGAGAATGCGGTCAACACCGTCACCTACCAGGAAGCGCTGGCCAGCTTCATCAACACGCCGAAGGCCGAAGGCGGCCTGCAGCGGCTCAACGCGGCGGACGGCGACGAAGTCACCAGCAACATGTACGGTCTGGAAAACGCCTATGACCGGCACGGCCGTCTGACCGACCTGGCCATCGCCGTCGCCCTGCCGGGCGTCACCAAGACCGGCACCGCCGGCCGCGACGTGATCGTCGGCACGGCCGGCGACGACACCATCATCGGCGGCCTCGGGGCCGACACGCTGACCGGCGGCGCCGGCGGCGACAAGTTCGTCTATACCAGCCTGCGCGATGCCGGCGACACCATCACCGACTTCACGCCCTACGCCGACAGTATCGACCTCAGCGCCCTGCTGGCCGGCATCGGCGCCAGCCAGGCGACGGCTTTCGCCGACGGCTACGTGCGCATCGTCGATGTCACCGGCGGCGTCAGCCTGCAGATCGACACCGATGGCAACGGCCCGCTGGCCGCCCGCCCGCTGGTCACGCTGAAAGGCCTGACCGCCAAGCAAATCGCCCCGGCCCGCGACCTCGGCCTGTAA
- a CDS encoding TRAP transporter large permease subunit, with translation MGGLRRLGAFDQWLAGLALVLMLLIPLLEIVLRPLFGAGIENGPGLVQHLGLVLAMFGALVAERQGELSSLCSGLANSANPLLRKAADYFARASSALIAGMLAEASWTFVVSEMAAPRNLAYGMPGWLIEAAMPLGFLLLAVRFAARLGHNWPGRLLAAVGLPLCGMLFAGHFDGDTLPLWPFAIWLAAMLLCGAPIFTVLGGLALALFWQEGQPLAAVSLSHYQITVNPSLPALPLFTLAGLLFARSGAAARLGQLFTALFGSGVSGTAIAAAVLCSFFTAFTGGSGVTILALGGLLLPLLTKAGFPERRGISLVTSASALGVLLAPSVPLIMYAIIARQPINTMFLAGLLPAVVMVGFLLLAGGYLRRSPTVPLAGPEKAPALPVKTALWAAKWEVLAPVVAIGSLISGLATPTESAALTTAYALFTQALVHRELDWAQIGHTLRQCAAVIGGIMVILGMALGLTNYLVDAGIPDAATEWVQAILPNKFAFLVALNLFLLLAGALMEIYAAIVVLVPLLLPVAISYGIDPVHFGIIFLANIEMGFLCPPAGMNIYFASAMFGKSIRYVAGSVLPALLAMFLGVLTISALPFLANWLPAVFGH, from the coding sequence ATGGGCGGCTTGCGGCGCCTCGGCGCCTTCGACCAATGGCTGGCCGGCCTGGCGCTGGTGCTGATGCTGCTCATTCCGCTGCTCGAAATCGTGCTCCGCCCACTGTTCGGCGCCGGCATCGAGAACGGCCCGGGGCTGGTCCAGCATCTTGGGCTGGTTCTCGCGATGTTCGGCGCGCTGGTCGCCGAGCGCCAGGGCGAGCTGAGTTCGCTGTGCAGCGGCCTGGCCAACTCGGCAAACCCGCTGCTCCGCAAGGCGGCCGATTATTTTGCCCGGGCCAGTTCGGCACTGATTGCCGGCATGCTGGCTGAGGCGAGCTGGACCTTCGTCGTCAGCGAAATGGCGGCGCCGCGCAATCTGGCCTACGGCATGCCCGGCTGGCTGATCGAAGCAGCGATGCCGCTCGGCTTCCTGCTGCTCGCCGTCCGCTTTGCCGCTCGCCTCGGCCACAACTGGCCCGGCCGGCTGCTCGCGGCGGTCGGCCTGCCGCTGTGCGGCATGCTGTTCGCCGGGCATTTCGACGGCGACACCCTGCCCCTCTGGCCCTTCGCCATCTGGCTGGCCGCCATGCTGTTGTGCGGCGCGCCGATCTTCACCGTGCTCGGCGGCCTGGCGCTCGCCCTGTTCTGGCAGGAAGGGCAGCCGCTCGCCGCGGTCTCGCTCAGCCATTACCAGATCACCGTCAATCCTTCGCTGCCGGCCCTGCCGCTGTTTACGCTGGCCGGCCTGCTCTTTGCGCGGAGCGGCGCGGCGGCCCGTCTCGGCCAGCTATTCACCGCGCTGTTCGGCAGCGGGGTCAGCGGCACGGCCATCGCGGCGGCCGTGCTGTGTTCGTTCTTCACCGCCTTTACCGGCGGCAGCGGCGTCACCATCCTGGCGCTTGGCGGCCTGCTGCTGCCGCTGTTGACCAAGGCCGGCTTTCCCGAGCGGCGCGGCATCAGCCTGGTGACCAGCGCCAGCGCACTCGGCGTGCTGCTCGCCCCCTCGGTGCCGCTGATCATGTACGCGATCATCGCCCGCCAGCCGATCAACACGATGTTCCTCGCCGGGCTGCTGCCGGCCGTCGTCATGGTCGGCTTCCTGCTGCTGGCCGGCGGTTATCTGCGACGGAGCCCGACGGTGCCGCTGGCCGGCCCGGAAAAAGCCCCGGCGCTGCCGGTCAAAACCGCGCTGTGGGCGGCCAAATGGGAAGTCCTGGCGCCGGTCGTGGCCATCGGCTCGCTGATCAGCGGCCTGGCGACGCCGACCGAGAGCGCCGCGCTGACCACGGCCTACGCACTGTTCACCCAGGCCCTGGTGCATCGCGAACTGGACTGGGCGCAGATCGGCCACACCCTGCGCCAGTGCGCCGCGGTAATCGGCGGCATCATGGTCATTCTCGGCATGGCGCTCGGCCTGACCAATTACCTGGTCGACGCCGGCATTCCCGATGCGGCGACTGAATGGGTACAAGCTATCCTGCCCAACAAGTTCGCCTTCCTCGTCGCCCTCAACCTGTTCCTGCTGCTGGCCGGGGCGCTGATGGAAATCTACGCCGCCATCGTCGTGCTGGTGCCGCTGCTGCTGCCGGTGGCGATCAGCTACGGCATCGACCCGGTGCACTTCGGCATCATCTTCCTGGCCAACATCGAGATGGGCTTCCTCTGCCCGCCGGCCGGCATGAACATCTATTTCGCCTCGGCGATGTTCGGCAAGTCCATCCGCTATGTCGCCGGCTCGGTCTTGCCGGCGCTGCTGGCGATGTTCCTCGGCGTGCTGACCATCTCGGCGCTACCCTTCCTCGCCAACTGGCTGCCGGCGGTCTTCGGGCACTAG
- a CDS encoding BON domain-containing protein, with amino-acid sequence MPNVRNVLIAALVGLFPLLQGCVPALLATGAAVTVLSAHDRRSTGTQADDETSEWKGGNRMPAPYRNSTHVNFTAFNRVMLLTGEVPDDEARQAIGAMAEKIEGIRKVHNELVVGPLAAFSSRSNDAFVSSKLRTRLVESNQLSVNHIKAITENGTLFLMGLVNEQEARVAVAIARTTDGVRKVVNVLEIIPERETRQLDNTLLGAARTPPAQTAPVEAR; translated from the coding sequence ATGCCAAACGTCAGAAATGTGCTCATCGCCGCGCTTGTCGGCCTCTTTCCACTGTTGCAGGGCTGCGTCCCGGCGCTGCTCGCCACCGGCGCCGCCGTCACCGTGCTGAGCGCTCACGACCGCCGGTCGACCGGCACCCAGGCCGACGACGAAACATCGGAATGGAAAGGCGGCAACCGGATGCCGGCGCCTTACCGGAATTCGACCCATGTCAATTTCACCGCCTTCAACCGGGTCATGCTGCTCACCGGCGAAGTGCCCGACGACGAGGCGCGGCAGGCGATCGGGGCGATGGCCGAGAAGATCGAAGGCATCCGCAAGGTTCATAACGAACTGGTGGTCGGACCGCTGGCGGCGTTTTCCTCGCGCTCCAACGACGCTTTCGTGTCGTCCAAACTCCGCACCCGGCTGGTCGAGTCGAATCAGTTGTCGGTCAATCACATCAAGGCGATTACCGAAAACGGCACGCTGTTCCTGATGGGCCTGGTCAACGAGCAGGAGGCCAGGGTGGCCGTCGCCATCGCCCGCACCACCGACGGCGTGCGCAAGGTGGTCAATGTGCTGGAAATCATTCCCGAGCGGGAAACCCGCCAGCTCGACAACACCCTGCTCGGCGCAGCGCGCACCCCGCCCGCCCAGACGGCGCCGGTCGAGGCGCGCTGA
- the dctP gene encoding TRAP transporter substrate-binding protein DctP: protein MKRPFRWAGLLLCAVLALNVTAADQQLRIGTLAPKNSLYHQQLMELGEAWRSTQGDKAKYLVYPDGSQGGETDMVRRMRVGQLQGGLLSVVGLREIEPSIAALQNMPLMFRSWEEVDYVREKMRPAMEKRFLDKGFVVLAWGDAGWVRFFSKEAAVRPDDYKKVKFFAWASELEQQEIMKSLGYTPVPLETADILPAIQTGMINAVPSTPYFALATQIYTSAPNMLDLNWAPIVGALVVTRKTWDGLSPEAQAVVREAGRKAGGQIRARARQEVDEAVEAMKKRGLIVNKPNAEQLKEWHDLAERLYPKIRGKLVPADTFDEVVGHLKAYRSGKAR, encoded by the coding sequence ATGAAGAGACCATTTCGCTGGGCTGGGCTACTGCTTTGCGCCGTGCTGGCACTGAACGTAACGGCGGCCGACCAGCAGTTGCGCATCGGGACGCTGGCCCCGAAAAACTCGCTGTACCACCAGCAATTGATGGAGCTGGGCGAGGCCTGGCGGAGCACCCAGGGCGACAAGGCCAAATACCTGGTTTATCCCGATGGCAGCCAGGGCGGCGAAACCGACATGGTGCGCCGGATGCGCGTCGGCCAGTTGCAGGGCGGTCTGCTGTCGGTGGTCGGCCTGCGCGAAATCGAGCCGTCGATTGCCGCGCTGCAGAACATGCCGCTGATGTTCCGCAGCTGGGAAGAAGTCGATTACGTTCGGGAAAAAATGCGCCCGGCGATGGAAAAGCGTTTCCTCGACAAGGGCTTCGTCGTGCTCGCCTGGGGCGACGCCGGCTGGGTCCGCTTCTTCTCGAAGGAAGCGGCCGTTCGTCCCGACGACTACAAGAAGGTCAAGTTCTTCGCCTGGGCCAGCGAGCTGGAGCAGCAGGAGATCATGAAGAGCCTGGGCTATACGCCGGTGCCGCTGGAAACCGCCGACATCCTGCCGGCCATCCAGACCGGCATGATCAATGCCGTGCCGTCCACGCCCTACTTCGCGCTGGCGACCCAGATCTATACCAGCGCCCCGAACATGCTCGACCTCAACTGGGCGCCCATCGTCGGCGCCCTGGTGGTGACCCGCAAGACCTGGGACGGCCTGAGCCCGGAAGCCCAGGCCGTGGTCCGCGAAGCCGGCCGGAAAGCCGGCGGGCAGATCCGGGCCCGGGCCCGGCAGGAGGTCGATGAAGCGGTCGAGGCGATGAAGAAGCGCGGCCTGATCGTCAACAAGCCGAATGCCGAACAGTTGAAGGAATGGCACGATCTGGCCGAGCGCCTGTATCCGAAGATACGCGGCAAGCTGGTGCCGGCCGATACCTTCGACGAGGTGGTCGGCCACCTGAAAGCCTACCGCAGCGGCAAGGCCAGGTAA